The genomic region ACCCGCTTCCTTGGCCTCTTGCTTCGAAATGCTGCGCAATTCCTTCTTCGTACCTTTCAACGCCCGCGCAGCGGCCTTCTCACCGGCGCTCTCGACATCATTAATCCGCTTCCAAGCGCCAGCGACACCGCTCTCTGCTGCTTCGATATCAGCACTCTCAGCATCACCGGCCGCCTCTATGTCGCCAGCGGCTGCGGACGGATCGGGAACTACGGGTTGCTCAGGATTGTCCCATGCACCCTCGACGCCACCGCGCCGGGCAAGCGCAAGGAGCAATGTTTTCGTCGTCATCTGCAGCATCACAGCCGACCCTCCGTAGGATCTCGGCTCTTTCGGCGCGCTTTCACCACGGGGGATGAATGGCGATTTCGCCTCCGATGACTGGAGCTCGACATTGCCCGCGGCCGCAAACAAGGCCAGCCGGCCGGCACCGCCTTCCGCCATTGCGCCTTCAAACATCTGCCGAGCCTCACGAGGACTGAATTGCTCCGCCACGTGAGTCATGGACACCATCAGCGCATCGCCGAAATCATCCCTTCCAGCTCCTTGTGCGTCGGCCATTCCAATCTCGTCCGACAACTGAGACGCTTCAAAGCACAAGCCAGCGAGACGCTGAGAGAACTCATTCTCATAACTCCGTCGCGCGAAATGGAGGGCGGTCGCTTCTTCCTCCGGCATGCAGCTTTGCTCGGCAAGCCATCGACACGCGTCTTTACCAATCGCATCTACGCGTTTTCGCTGCGCCACGGATGCATTGATTTGCTCCGGCGTCATCGCCGCGACACGCTTCAACACAGCCGCCGCCTGGTTCCACCGCTCCCCCCTCGCCAACATGGGCCAGCCGGGCGTAAGCGAAACCCGCTCCCCCAACAGGAGCTTGAAGTGTTCTTTTTGCTGACCAGACAAAGAGTCTAAATCTACCCCCGCCATCCGAGCGATTTTCACTAAGGAGTCCCCGCTCGCGTAGCGTTTCGCCCCCCTCACGGCGTCGTCACACTGGCGCTCAAGCGTCAAAGACGCCGCGAACTCCTTCGCAGCCGTCACTTGGCTAGGCTTGATCGGGTTCTTATAGTCAAACGCGCCGTCCTTGGGGCGCGCCAATTTGAAGGCCTCCAGGCCAATATCAAAGCCATATTTATCCTGCAGATCACTCAAGAGGCCGGAGGCAATCGCTTCGGTTGCGGACTTGTCCTTGCCGGTAATGAATGCCACCATCTTGCCAAATAAGCTGCGAGGAGCGACAGTCATTTCGCCTTTATCATCGAAGCGGAAGGCCGCATCAGGCTTGTCTGCGACCCCCGCCACGCTCAGCAAACTCGTGGCCGAAATATTCAGATTCGACACAGGCATAGGCGATCCTTCTTTCGTTTAATCGTCGACAGGTCGAAGCCGTGTTCAGGCGGCCTATAGCCCAGCGAGAGAGCTACCGTCGGCGCCGCGTGAAAATGCCTTAGAGCGCGTCTGGAAATACGGGTGAGAATGGCGAAGGATATTGCCGAACGGGTTTTCCCGGCAGGACGAGCAATATCGCAGCTCGGACAGCTCCCGAGTTCCACAGGTCCACATTGCGCATTCGCATCACCTACACATCGACGAGCCGCGCCTCTTCTCTCCTTCCACGACAGGAGATTGAAGATACCTGCTGTTTGCATCGTCGACACGGGCCGCGATCCCTTGAGAAGACATAGTTGACGCATCGAGCGCCCAACCATGTGCAATCCACGTCGAAAATCTTATTCGACATGGACATCGCCGCGCATCACTACTTCTAGTAATGCAACGCTTGTGTGCGCCCAATCTCGTCGCCCGCGAGTTGAAAAATCGATGGCAGGTTGCGTGTCCGGCACTTTCGAGACCGAGAGAAAATCAGCTCGTCAGCGTCGCCTTGGCGAAGCGTAAGACGTTGCGGCCGTCGCGCCGCTCGTAAGTCACCCGATCCATCAGTTTCCGAACCAGCAATATGCCGAGGCCGCCAATCGGCCGCTCTGTAACGTCCAGCGTAGTATCGGGATCGGGTATCTGCAGCGGATCGAAGGCGATTCCACCGTCCTCAACCTCGGCACGTATCTCGCCATCTTTGATCGACAATCGGACGTCGACGACTTTCTCCGAGACCTCCGGGTAGCCGTACGCCGCAATATTGGAGAGGATCTCGTCGAAAACGACCGCGAAGGGCTGCAACAATCCTTCGGGTAGATCGTGTACGGACAAAAACTCCGCGATGATCTCAGGCATCTGCTTTGGCGTGCCTTCTTCCAGATGCAAGCGGAGCGACAGCTCGCCACTCATGCAGATTCGTCCCCCAGTTCGGGCGCGTACGCGACGTAACGGATCGCGAGGCATGTCAGGTCATCCGCCTGCGGCGCTTCCCCGGCAAAGTCGTGGACCGTCGTGATTATCGATCCAACCAGCTCATTCGGGGTTGTATTGCTACAGTTGGCAAGCGTCTCGATTAGACGTCGCTCCGTAAATTCCTGGCCGTCAACGTCGAAAGCTTCCGTGACGCCATCGGTATACAGTAGCAAAGCCGAGCCGGAAGCCAGCATCACACTGCCCTCGCTATAAGTCGCCCCCTCCATCACGCCGAGCGCAATTCCGTTGCAGTTCGGAACGGACAAAACATCTCCATCTGATGTCACGATAAACGGCGGATTATGTCCGCCATTGGCGTATTCTATTCGTCCAGTTTCGGTGTCGAGAATTCCATAGAATACGGTCACGAACATCGTCGCGTCATTATCTTGGCTGAGCAGATTGTTCGCCTGCACAAGGCATTCCGCGGGTGTCGCAGCCGCTGGCGCAGTCGCGCGTAGGAGAGTTCGCGACACCGCCATGAATAGCGCCGCAGGCACGCCCTTTCCCGAAACATCGGCGATCACCACTCCGATACGCCGTTCATCTAGCCAGAAATAATCGTAGAAGTCGCCGCCGACCTCCTTTGCGGGCAGCATGCGGGCAAAAATCTGTACGTCGGGCCTACTCGGAAAGCGGGTTGGAACAATAGACTGCTGCATGCGCCGGGCGACGTCCAGCTCCTGCTGAATCGAGACCAACTGACTATGAGCGTTGAACACGCGCCGGATAGTTTCAAACCAAGGCTGCCATGCCGGTGGCACGCGAGGAATCGCTACTGCGGCGCCACGGCTCTCCTCACCGATATAGTGAACCAGCTGCGCTGCTGGCCCAATGAATTCCCGCCGGGTCAGCCAAGTGGCCACCGCAAGCATCAGCGTCAGCCCAACACCCAGCAGCGCCGCCGCGAGAAGACCATTTTGCAACGCAGACATCACGATTTCTCTGCGCGGCACCAAGAGTACCAGCCGGAATGGAGTATGCCTCAGTGTCTGGCTCATCACGTAGTAGCCGTGGCTCAGTGTCAGGATGCCCTCAGCTTGCGTGAGGAGTGCGGTCGAATCTGGCCGCAAAACCTTTGGCAGAGCGGCCTCGACCCCTAGCACTGATCCCGCATCGCGTTTTACCAGCGTGGTGTGACCCAGAAGTTGTCCATTGATGCTTGCAACAAACAGAGTTCCGAAGGGTGATTTCCAACGGCCGAGGAACCGGTTCAGGTCTTCCAGCGTCATGTCGATTGCGACGGTGCCTCGGAAAGTATCGCCCTCATATACCGGAGCCGCCGCGGTCACCATTAGACCGAGACCGACTTGGTCCAGATAAGCAGTCGTCCAGAACAGACTCCGCTTCGGATTTGCCGCGGGCAAGCCGTGTAAGAAGAAATCTTCTCGATAGAGCGATGGCGCGAAGCTGAATTTTCGGGAGTCAATCCACGGATAGATATTGATGAAGTTTCTGGCGGATGTGTAGTAAAACCAGGCTGCGCTGCTGTTGTCTGCCTTAATCGCTGCCAACATAGGATTCAGCGACAGAGCCATCTCCAACTCCCGCCGCCTACTCGGGTCTAACGGATTATCATAGCCGGTGAGATTGCCGAGATCGCCGGTGCCCCATGGAGCAGGCGGGACGTCGAGATGCAGCATACCATTTCGAGGTGAAGCTAGCAGTTGTTGCAGGAGCGGTGACGGCGCTTCTGTATCAAGATGCGTTCGCAAATATTGTTGGGCTGCAAATTGTAACGTGCTGACGCCGTCGCTCGTGCGCTCGAGTATGGCGTCGAGCGCAGTAGCATGCTCCTGCATGCGCTCGACCAGCATTTCCTTGATGGCGTAGAGATTGCGTTCTACTTGCAGGTATATCAAGGCGGCCGTGGCTAATAGCACGCCCAACAGCGCTCGCCCCATGATGCGGTTGTAGCGCTGAAATAGATTCTGA from Hyphomicrobium sp. MC1 harbors:
- a CDS encoding ATP-binding protein, which encodes MSGELSLRLHLEEGTPKQMPEIIAEFLSVHDLPEGLLQPFAVVFDEILSNIAAYGYPEVSEKVVDVRLSIKDGEIRAEVEDGGIAFDPLQIPDPDTTLDVTERPIGGLGILLVRKLMDRVTYERRDGRNVLRFAKATLTS
- a CDS encoding SpoIIE family protein phosphatase — translated: MADLSQNLFQRYNRIMGRALLGVLLATAALIYLQVERNLYAIKEMLVERMQEHATALDAILERTSDGVSTLQFAAQQYLRTHLDTEAPSPLLQQLLASPRNGMLHLDVPPAPWGTGDLGNLTGYDNPLDPSRRRELEMALSLNPMLAAIKADNSSAAWFYYTSARNFINIYPWIDSRKFSFAPSLYREDFFLHGLPAANPKRSLFWTTAYLDQVGLGLMVTAAAPVYEGDTFRGTVAIDMTLEDLNRFLGRWKSPFGTLFVASINGQLLGHTTLVKRDAGSVLGVEAALPKVLRPDSTALLTQAEGILTLSHGYYVMSQTLRHTPFRLVLLVPRREIVMSALQNGLLAAALLGVGLTLMLAVATWLTRREFIGPAAQLVHYIGEESRGAAVAIPRVPPAWQPWFETIRRVFNAHSQLVSIQQELDVARRMQQSIVPTRFPSRPDVQIFARMLPAKEVGGDFYDYFWLDERRIGVVIADVSGKGVPAALFMAVSRTLLRATAPAAATPAECLVQANNLLSQDNDATMFVTVFYGILDTETGRIEYANGGHNPPFIVTSDGDVLSVPNCNGIALGVMEGATYSEGSVMLASGSALLLYTDGVTEAFDVDGQEFTERRLIETLANCSNTTPNELVGSIITTVHDFAGEAPQADDLTCLAIRYVAYAPELGDESA